The Xenopus tropicalis strain Nigerian chromosome 7, UCB_Xtro_10.0, whole genome shotgun sequence genome includes a region encoding these proteins:
- the sdf4 gene encoding 45 kDa calcium-binding protein precursor, translating to MVSKQAFLFSLGSLYLSLLFVFLLMDVYARPANNSALKVEGKEKATDNKDENEIMPPDHLNGVKMEMDGHLNKEFHQEVFLGKEIEEFDEDSEPRRNRRKLAAIFAKVDRNEDKQISANEMQRWIMEKTEEHFQEAVNENKLHFRAVDPDGDGHVSWDEYKIKFLASKGFNEKEVAEKLKNNEDLKIDEETQEVLDNLKDRWFQADNPPADQLLNEEEFLSFLHPEHSQGMLKFMVKEIIRDLDQDGDKKLTLSEFISLPVGTVENQQAQDIDDDWVRDRKKEYEEVIDANHDGIVTMEELEEYMDPMNEYNALNEAKQMIAVADENQDHHLSLEEILKYSEYFTGSKLMDYARNVHEEF from the exons ATGGTATCCAAGCAGGCTTTCCTCTTCAGCCTTGGTTCGCTCTACCTCTCCCTCCTCTTTGTGTTTCTCCTTATGGATGTTTATGCCAGGCCTGCAAACAATTCTGCTCTCAAGgtagaaggaaaagaaaaggccACAGACAATAAAGATGAAAATGAAATTATGCCCCCGGACCATCTGAATGGAGTAAAGATGGAAATGGATGGTCACCTCAACAAGGAGTTCCACCAAGAGGTTTTCCTCGGTAAAGAAATAGAAGAATTTGATGAAGATTCTGAACCCCGAAGGAACAGAAGGAAACTGGCAGCTATTTTTGCCAA agtGGATAGAAATGAGGACAAGCAGATTAGTGCAAATGAGATGCAGCGGTGGATCATGGAGAAAACCGAAGAGCATTTTCAAGAGGCAGTGAATGAGAATAAGCTTCACTTCCGTGCTGTGGATCCAGATGGTGACG GGCATGTGTCGTGGGATGAATACAAGATAAAGTTTTTAGCCAGTAAGGGATTCAATGAGAAAGAGGTGGCAGAAAAACTGAAGAATAATGAGGATTTGAAGATTGACGAAGAGA CACAAGAGGTACTGGATAACTTGAAGGATCGTTGGTTCCAAGCAGACAATCCCCCTGCAGACCAGCTCCTGAATGAAGAGGAGTTTCTGTCCTTCCTGCACCCTGAGCACAGTCAAGGCATGCTTAAATTTATGGTGAAGGAGATTATACGCGACCTAG atCAGGATGGTGATAAGAAGCTGACTTTGTCTGAGTTTATCTCTCTTCCTGTGGGTACTGTTGAAAACCAGCAGGCTCAGGATATCGATGATGACTGGGTACGGGATAGGAAAAAGGAATATGAAGAAGTTATTGATGCTAACCATGATGGTATTGTCACAATGGAGGAGCTAGAG GAATACATGGATCCTATGAATGAATACAACGCTCTCAATGAAGCCAAGCAGATGATTGCAGTCGCTGATGAAAATCAGGATCATCATTTGAGTTTAGAAGAAATTCTGAAGTACAGCGAGTATTTCACAGGCAGCAAACTTATGGATTATGCCCGCAATGTTCATGAAGAATTCTGA